Part of the Nicotiana sylvestris chromosome 5, ASM39365v2, whole genome shotgun sequence genome is shown below.
gtggaccctggatcaaatagaactgagacATCTCTACTGCACActgaaaccgtacctgtgatgACTGCATCAGAGGCTTCAGCCTCACGTCTAgctggaatagcataacatcggggctagccccaccactctgaactgcatccctaggacggcctcctactggttggcctccacctctagctgcctggcctccacctctagcgaccggacctccacctctaacacctttacccctacctctagctggctgagcgggcggcaGAACACCCAACGCTGGAACTATTGCACGAGAACCCTAGTGTTGAGAACTGCTCGAGGCTCAAGGGCAAAACCTAGTAATGTGCCTCGTATCGCCACAAATATAGCAAGACTTGGTCTGCTAAGACTGCTGACCTTGAAATTGACCCTGACGGCCTggataaccaccctgaaaactctggagcggaggtgcactgataggagctggtggtgcactatagggaaACTGATCAAAatattgcatatgagaaccacgaccactaGGAGCACcttgagaagcctgaagtgctgactgaaatggcctaggaggatggcctcaccaaaagaatccctgcctccagacgaggcaccactgaatctgccagaatgacgaggcctcttatcagacccctgatCGCTTCCCTGAGCCAAAACCATCTCAAtccgcctggccacattggccgcatcctagaAAGAAATCTCGCTACCTGTCTCTTTAGCCATCTACAgtctaataggctgagcgagtccctcaataaacctcctcaccctctccctCTCGGTAGGGAGTAtcagaagagcatgacgagccaaatcaataaacctcatctcgtactgggtgatagtcatagaaccctactggagacgctcgaATCGCCTGCGatactcctctctctgagtgacggaAAGAAACTTCTAGAGAAATAGCtgcgagaactggtcccaagtgagagctggtgatCCAGCTagtctggccaaacaataatctctcaaccatttcttggcagaacctgacagactgaaagcaacaaagtcgaccccattggtctccaatATCCCTATGTTCTGAAGAACCTTATGACAGTTGTctaaataatcttggggatcctctaaagatgtaccaccataagtagtagtgaacagcttggtgaacctgtccaatctccacaaagcatcagcagacatagctgctctatcaccggtctgagctactacacccagctgaactgctccaactagctgagttgctggagtctgaaactggggagccatttgCTCCAGAGTGCGGGTAGCGGGAGTTTGTtctcctcccccagcctaagagatggctggtgctacaggaagtaagtttgcctgggtgacactctccataaggcctactagatgtaccagagcatcctggagtaccggggtagcgatgaacccctctgggacctgagatgGGCCCACCAGAATTGTCTGgtccggaacctcatcatcaaactctacctgaggctccaccgctggtgttgttgctctaggctgagctctgcccctgcctcagcctctggcacggcctcggcctcgtcc
Proteins encoded:
- the LOC138868913 gene encoding uncharacterized protein, translating into MVLAQGSDQGSDKRPRHSGRFSGASSGGRDSFGEAILLGHFSQHFRLLKFPYSAPPAPISAPPLQSFQGGYPGRQGQFQARREAEASDAVITGTVSVCSRDVSVLFDPGSTYFYVSSYFAPYLVVPHDSLSAPVYVSTPVSDSMVVDHVYRACMVIIGGLETHVDLLLPDMVDFDVILGMDWLSPYHTILDCYAKTVTLELPGLPRLE